The Brachionichthys hirsutus isolate HB-005 chromosome 11, CSIRO-AGI_Bhir_v1, whole genome shotgun sequence genome includes a window with the following:
- the lpar5b gene encoding lysophosphatidic acid receptor 5b, with product MQSICNFTLVGNGTTNGTELDMRNTAYAAVFGSVMTLGLPLNAVSLWIFLRCHSLKSPVTVYMVNLAISDLLLVISLPMRVYFYATGIWPLNYMVCIWITMLFHNNIRSSSIFITFICVDRLLAVVYPLRSRHLRTSANAWKAAAVVWLFVLVVNVPESVYFLRFLNGYNVGTCFEFRCDYTSGVAYLQPVLVLTLLTVNIVCTALVSFTLRSHLHESAMVSNKVNVLLIFVMNLLMFTLFFLPVSLAVLFKNWRSAFTPLVCLASVNCCLDPLLYYFSFDGFWKGTNVGNTIDIISDSNRQGLVTLNNS from the coding sequence ATGCAAAGCATCTGCAACTTCACCCTGGTAGGAAATGGAACTACAAATGGAACCGAGCTGGATATGAGGAACACGGCATATGCTGCCGTGTTTGGATCTGTCATGACCCTGGGACTTCCTCTCAACGCGGTGTCTCTCTGGATATTTCTACGCTGCCACAGCCTCAAATCGCCCGTCACCGTCTACATGGTCAACCTGGCAATCTCAGACCTGCTGCTTGTCATCTCCTTGCCTATGAGGGTCTACTTTTACGCCACAGGCATATGGCCGCTGAATTATATGGTGTGCATCTGGATCACAATGCTCTTCCACAACAACATCCGCTCCAgctccatcttcatcaccttcatctgTGTGGACCGACTGCTGGCTGTAGTCTATCCTCTGAGGTCGCGTCATCTTCGAACCTCTGCCAATGCCTGGAAAGCTGCTGCGGTCGTTTGGCTCTTTGTGTTGGTGGTGAACGTCCCTGAAAGCGTCTACTTTTTAAGGTTTTTAAACGGCTATAATGTCGGTACCTGCTTTGAATTTCGGTGCGATTACACATCTGGAGTGGCTTATTTGCAGCCTGTGTTGGTGCTGACCTTGCTCACAGTCAATATCGTATGCACTGCCCTTGTGTCTTTTACTCTACGCAGTCATCTCCATGAGTCTGCAATGGTCAGCAACAAGGTGAACGTGCTGCTGATTTTTGTCATGAACTTACTGATgttcaccttgttttttttgcctgtgtCTTTggctgttttatttaaaaactggAGATCTGCTTTCACGCCACTGGTGTGTCTTGCTAGTGTAAATTGCTGTCTGGATCCTCTATTGTATTACTTTTCATTTGATGGATTTTGGAAGGGAACGAATGTGGGTAATACTATTGATATAATCAGTGACAGTAATAGACAAGGACTGGTGACATTAAATAATAGTTAA